The Micrococcales bacterium genome window below encodes:
- a CDS encoding energy-coupling factor transporter transmembrane protein EcfT: MSGSVHPGAWWAWALALALAASATTNPLVLGLLACLSVLVTVVCRQDQPWVASLRLYLLLALAVLVIRLFFYLVFAAQTPALGPVVLPAPTLTVPGTGLVLFGPVHFDAFYGGLRDALRLATLILCVGAANCLASPKKTLAALPHALRQVGTALVVALTVFPQLAQSVVRVRRTAHLRGPAPNRRAAALRVVFPVLADSLDRSLGLAASLECRGYGQGGIAASRPLRVTRTVTMCVSMALMSGGAMALSGALALPGWVGVVALAAGLGGLAWTARSLGQGRTISRYRPGRWGPKEWLVLGSGLAVPFGLLVATVLSPGWLNPSALIWPTLPWPAAIGLASAALPLLLATTETKAEPAADAAGQ; the protein is encoded by the coding sequence GTGAGCGGCTCGGTTCACCCAGGCGCCTGGTGGGCTTGGGCCTTGGCCTTGGCCTTGGCCGCTTCTGCCACCACCAATCCCTTGGTCTTGGGCTTGTTGGCCTGTCTAAGTGTGTTGGTGACGGTGGTTTGCCGCCAGGATCAACCGTGGGTGGCGTCGTTGCGGCTGTATCTGCTGTTGGCGTTGGCCGTGTTGGTGATACGCCTGTTCTTTTATCTGGTTTTCGCTGCCCAAACCCCCGCGCTTGGTCCGGTTGTTTTGCCGGCGCCAACCCTCACGGTGCCGGGCACCGGCCTGGTTTTGTTTGGGCCGGTGCACTTCGACGCTTTTTATGGCGGTCTGCGCGATGCCCTGCGCCTAGCCACGCTGATCCTGTGTGTTGGCGCCGCCAACTGCTTGGCCAGTCCCAAGAAGACGCTAGCGGCCTTACCTCATGCCCTGCGCCAGGTTGGCACGGCCCTGGTAGTGGCTCTAACCGTCTTTCCGCAATTGGCTCAATCGGTCGTCAGAGTGCGTCGAACCGCCCACCTGCGCGGTCCCGCCCCCAACCGGCGGGCCGCCGCGTTGCGGGTGGTTTTTCCAGTGCTGGCTGATTCGCTCGACCGGTCGCTTGGCCTAGCGGCTTCGCTTGAGTGCCGCGGCTACGGACAGGGCGGGATCGCGGCCAGCCGTCCGCTGCGGGTCACCAGGACGGTAACAATGTGCGTTTCGATGGCGCTAATGTCCGGCGGGGCGATGGCCTTGTCTGGGGCGTTGGCCCTGCCCGGCTGGGTTGGCGTTGTGGCGTTGGCCGCGGGCCTTGGCGGTTTGGCTTGGACCGCCCGTTCGCTTGGCCAAGGCCGGACCATCAGCCGCTACCGCCCTGGCCGGTGGGGCCCAAAAGAATGGCTGGTTTTGGGTTCTGGACTGGCTGTGCCTTTCGGCCTGCTGGTGGCCACGGTCTTGTCCCCGGGTTGGCTCAACCCATCGGCTTTGATCTGGCCGACCTTGCCCTGGCCAGCCGCCATTGGCTTGGCCAGCGCCGCCTTGCCACTGCTGCTCGCCACCACCGAGACCAAGGCAGAGCCAGCCGCCGACGCGGCCGGCCAG